One window of the Niallia circulans genome contains the following:
- a CDS encoding DUF3941 domain-containing protein → MPHTSDNDKKAKDNNALRHEKNMMREKNRKKGKHQYSKKTDHL, encoded by the coding sequence ATGCCACATACTTCTGATAATGATAAAAAAGCAAAAGACAATAATGCATTGCGTCATGAAAAGAACATGATGCGTGAAAAAAACCGCAAAAAAGGCAAACATCAATACAGTAAAAAGACAGATCATTTGTAA
- a CDS encoding DegV family protein: protein MTFKILADSASDLPLSYYEKNEVTLLPLKVNLDGKEYEDLKTIEPATVYNAIRSGQVPKTSQVSPALFKDVFTTLAQNNEKGIYIAFSSQLSGTYQTAVMISEQVKEEYPDFALTIIDSKCASLGAGLVVQEAVKLRDQGKDVSEIIPRLQFLCEHMEHLFTVEDLEYLAKGGRVSKASAFLGGLLNIKPLLHVEDGKLVPLEKIRGKKKLLRRMIDLIAERGDKLDQQVFAISHADDEATAVEVKEMIMEKFQPKDVFISSIGASVGSHTGAGTIAIFFLNKLPE from the coding sequence ATGACTTTTAAAATCCTAGCAGATAGTGCGAGTGATTTACCTCTATCCTATTATGAGAAGAACGAGGTTACACTATTACCGCTAAAGGTTAACTTAGACGGTAAAGAATACGAGGATTTAAAAACGATTGAACCAGCTACTGTTTATAATGCTATACGCAGTGGACAAGTTCCAAAAACATCACAAGTTTCGCCAGCTTTATTTAAAGATGTTTTTACAACATTAGCTCAAAATAATGAAAAAGGTATTTATATTGCTTTTTCTTCGCAATTATCTGGAACATACCAAACAGCAGTAATGATTTCAGAGCAAGTAAAGGAGGAATATCCCGACTTTGCTTTAACCATCATTGATAGCAAATGTGCATCATTAGGTGCTGGTTTAGTGGTTCAAGAAGCAGTGAAACTCCGCGATCAAGGTAAAGACGTAAGTGAAATTATACCACGACTCCAATTCTTATGCGAGCATATGGAGCACTTATTTACTGTCGAAGATCTAGAATATTTAGCAAAAGGCGGACGTGTTTCGAAGGCCTCTGCATTCCTTGGCGGATTACTAAATATAAAGCCTTTATTACATGTAGAAGACGGGAAACTCGTTCCTCTTGAAAAAATCCGCGGGAAAAAGAAACTCCTGCGCAGAATGATTGACCTAATAGCAGAACGAGGAGATAAGCTGGATCAACAAGTGTTCGCGATCAGTCACGCAGATGATGAAGCAACAGCTGTGGAAGTAAAAGAAATGATTATGGAAAAATTCCAACCAAAAGATGTATTCATTTCCTCTATCGGCGCATCTGTAGGCTCACACACTGGTGCTGGAACAATCGCTATTTTCTTCTTAAATAAGCTACCTGAATAA
- a CDS encoding CvfB family protein: MSLRDYMGRVEILTVARIASFGYFLTIEEEDEDVLLHFSETDQKFEEGDEVRVFIYSDSQGRACSSTFIPSIAVGKYDWVKVTDRKEGIGCFFDIGLKKDMLLGEDDLPVHEEVWPEVGDMLYITLKVNKNNYLYVKPATDPIIEEMAAKATREDFNKNIHGYIYRTAKVGSWIYTAEGFKGFIHESERGKEPRLGEKVNGRIIDVKLDGTVNVSLLPRKEEALDKDSQLILDYLITRKGAMPYGDKSMPEDIKERFNLSKGSFKRALGRLMKENKVYQEEGWTYLKEDNQNN, from the coding sequence ATGTCGTTAAGAGATTATATGGGACGCGTAGAAATATTAACAGTTGCTAGGATTGCATCTTTTGGGTATTTTTTGACAATTGAAGAGGAAGACGAAGATGTGCTTTTACACTTCAGTGAAACTGATCAAAAATTTGAAGAGGGGGATGAAGTCCGCGTTTTTATATATAGTGATTCACAGGGAAGAGCTTGCTCAAGTACCTTTATTCCGTCCATTGCAGTAGGTAAATACGATTGGGTGAAAGTAACAGACCGCAAAGAAGGAATTGGCTGTTTCTTTGATATAGGGCTAAAAAAGGACATGCTATTAGGGGAAGATGATTTACCAGTACATGAAGAGGTATGGCCAGAAGTGGGCGATATGCTTTATATAACATTAAAGGTAAATAAGAATAACTATTTATATGTAAAACCAGCAACGGATCCTATTATTGAAGAAATGGCAGCAAAAGCAACAAGAGAAGATTTTAATAAAAATATTCATGGGTATATTTATCGAACAGCAAAAGTAGGAAGCTGGATTTATACAGCAGAAGGCTTTAAAGGATTTATTCATGAATCTGAGCGAGGCAAGGAACCAAGATTAGGGGAAAAAGTAAATGGGCGTATCATTGATGTTAAGCTAGATGGAACTGTAAATGTTTCATTATTGCCGAGAAAAGAAGAAGCGCTTGATAAAGATTCCCAACTAATCTTAGACTATTTAATAACTCGTAAAGGCGCAATGCCTTATGGGGATAAGAGTATGCCTGAGGACATTAAGGAACGTTTTAATTTAAGTAAAGGTTCGTTCAAACGAGCGCTTGGGAGACTAATGAAAGAAAATAAAGTGTACCAAGAAGAAGGCTGGACGTATTTAAAGGAAGATAATCAAAATAATTAA